In the genome of Streptococcus oralis, one region contains:
- a CDS encoding TetR/AcrR family transcriptional regulator: MESLEQKYAQTLENSNLSLKQRQVLLSSLKLFSEIGFENTTASLIAKEARVSEGTVFSYFKTKEGILEAILSTFLKQVIPDVIADFSEKKFTANQESFPLFLRIIVRDRLVFIQENQMQVKILLSRSFIDKNISDQLGNVIVHSIIKPISPVLNQFKENGVIRDWSNERIVRYILALSLSYALPMMLNNNEVLDIDEAVNEIVECLSFSLVEVK; this comes from the coding sequence ATGGAAAGTTTAGAACAAAAGTATGCTCAGACATTAGAAAATAGCAACTTGAGTTTAAAACAACGTCAAGTATTATTATCAAGTCTAAAGTTATTTTCAGAAATTGGCTTTGAAAATACAACAGCCAGCCTTATTGCTAAGGAGGCTAGAGTTTCAGAAGGGACCGTTTTTAGTTACTTTAAAACTAAGGAAGGCATCTTAGAAGCAATTTTATCGACTTTTCTTAAGCAAGTTATTCCAGATGTGATTGCTGATTTTTCTGAGAAGAAATTTACAGCAAACCAAGAGTCTTTTCCGCTATTTTTAAGAATCATTGTTCGAGATAGACTAGTCTTTATTCAGGAGAATCAAATGCAAGTTAAAATTCTCTTGAGCCGTTCTTTTATTGATAAAAATATTTCTGATCAGTTAGGGAATGTTATTGTTCACTCTATCATTAAGCCAATTAGTCCAGTTCTGAATCAGTTTAAAGAAAATGGTGTTATCCGAGATTGGTCAAATGAAAGAATCGTTCGTTATATTTTAGCTTTGAGTCTTTCTTATGCTCTTCCAATGATGTTGAATAATAATGAGGTCCTAGACATAGATGAAGCAGTAAATGAAATTGTTGAATGCCTGTCTTTTTCCTTAGTAGAAGTAAAATAA
- the gdhA gene encoding NADP-specific glutamate dehydrogenase, with product MTSAKEYIQSVFETVKARNGHEAEFLQAVEEFFSTLEPVFEKHPEYIEENILARITEPERVISFRVPWVDRDGKVQVNRGYRVQFNSAVGPYKGGLRFHPTVNQGILKFLGFEQIFKNVLTGLPIGGGKGGSDFDPKGKTDAEVMRFCQSFMTELQKYIGPSLDVPAGDIGVGGREIGYLYGQYKRLNQFDAGVLTGKPLGFGGSLIRPEATGYGLVYYTEEMLKANGNNFAGKKVVISGSGNVAQYALQKATELGATVISVSDSNGYVIDDNGIDFDLLADVKNNRRARLTEYAAEKPTATYYEGSVWTYSGNYDIALPCATQNEINGEAAKRLVAQGVICVSEGANMPSDLDAIKVYKENGILYGPAKAANAGGVAVSALEMSQNSLRLSWTREEVDGRLKDIMTNIFNTAKTTAETYGLGTDYLAGANIAAFENVANAMIAQGIV from the coding sequence ATGACATCTGCTAAAGAATATATCCAAAGCGTGTTTGAAACTGTAAAAGCTCGTAACGGGCATGAGGCTGAATTTCTCCAGGCGGTTGAAGAATTCTTCAGTACCTTGGAGCCTGTCTTTGAAAAACACCCTGAGTATATCGAAGAAAATATCTTGGCACGTATCACTGAGCCTGAGCGCGTGATTTCTTTCCGTGTTCCTTGGGTTGACCGTGATGGAAAAGTCCAAGTGAATCGTGGTTACCGTGTTCAATTCAACTCAGCTGTTGGACCATATAAAGGCGGACTTCGTTTCCACCCAACTGTAAACCAAGGGATCTTGAAATTTCTCGGATTTGAACAAATCTTTAAAAACGTTTTGACTGGACTTCCAATCGGTGGAGGTAAAGGGGGATCAGACTTCGATCCTAAAGGAAAGACTGATGCTGAAGTTATGCGCTTCTGCCAAAGCTTTATGACAGAATTGCAAAAATACATCGGACCATCTCTTGACGTACCTGCTGGTGATATCGGTGTTGGTGGACGTGAAATTGGTTACCTTTATGGACAATACAAACGTCTTAATCAATTTGATGCGGGTGTCTTGACTGGTAAACCTCTTGGATTCGGTGGTAGCTTGATTCGCCCAGAAGCAACTGGTTACGGTTTGGTTTACTATACTGAAGAAATGCTCAAAGCCAACGGTAACAACTTTGCTGGTAAAAAAGTAGTTATTTCAGGTTCTGGTAACGTAGCTCAATACGCTCTTCAAAAAGCAACTGAACTTGGTGCGACTGTTATCTCTGTATCTGACTCAAATGGCTATGTCATTGACGATAATGGTATCGACTTTGACCTTCTAGCAGATGTGAAAAATAATCGTCGTGCTCGTTTGACTGAGTATGCAGCTGAGAAGCCGACTGCTACTTACTACGAAGGTTCTGTATGGACTTACTCTGGAAACTATGACATTGCTCTTCCATGTGCGACTCAAAACGAAATCAATGGTGAAGCAGCTAAACGTTTGGTTGCTCAAGGTGTTATCTGTGTATCTGAAGGCGCCAACATGCCTAGTGACCTTGATGCGATTAAAGTCTACAAAGAAAACGGAATCCTTTACGGACCTGCCAAAGCTGCCAACGCTGGTGGTGTTGCTGTATCTGCTCTTGAAATGAGCCAAAACAGCCTTCGCCTCTCATGGACCCGTGAAGAAGTTGACGGCCGCCTCAAAGACATCATGACCAACATCTTCAACACAGCTAAAACAACTGCTGAAACATACGGTCTTGGTACTGACTACCTTGCAGGAGCAAATATCGCTGCCTTTGAAAATGTAGCAAACGCTATGATTGCACAAGGTATTGTTTAA
- a CDS encoding dihydroorotate oxidase: MVSTKTQIAGFEFDNCLMNAAGVACMTIAELEGVKNSAAGTFVTKTATLDFRQGNPEPRYQDIPLGSINSMGLPNNGLDYYLDYLLDLQEKEPNRTFFLSLVGMSPEETHTILKKVQESEFKVLTELNLSCPNVPGKPQIAYDFETTDRILSEVFAYFTKPLGIKLPPYFDIVHFDQAAAIFNKYPLKFVNCVNSIGNGLYIEDESVVIRPKNGFGGIGGEYIKPTALANVHAFYQRLNPEIQIIGTGGVLTGRDAFEHILCGASMVQVGTTLHKEGVGAFERITNELKAIMVEKGYESLEDFRGKLRYIG; this comes from the coding sequence ATGGTATCAACGAAAACACAAATAGCTGGCTTTGAGTTTGATAATTGCTTAATGAATGCAGCAGGTGTGGCTTGTATGACGATAGCTGAGTTGGAGGGTGTCAAAAACTCAGCAGCAGGAACCTTTGTCACGAAGACAGCGACCTTGGACTTCCGTCAGGGCAATCCTGAACCACGTTACCAGGATATTCCACTTGGTTCTATCAACTCCATGGGCTTGCCAAATAATGGCTTAGACTATTATCTGGACTATCTTTTGGACTTGCAGGAAAAAGAGCCAAACCGAACTTTCTTTCTATCTTTAGTTGGCATGTCTCCAGAAGAAACACATACCATCTTGAAAAAAGTTCAAGAGAGTGAATTTAAAGTACTGACAGAGCTCAATCTCTCTTGTCCAAACGTTCCAGGAAAACCTCAGATTGCCTATGATTTTGAGACAACAGACCGTATCTTGTCAGAGGTATTTGCCTACTTTACCAAACCTCTCGGGATCAAATTGCCACCATATTTTGATATTGTTCACTTTGATCAAGCGGCTGCTATTTTCAACAAATACCCGCTCAAGTTTGTTAACTGTGTTAACTCTATCGGAAACGGCCTTTACATAGAAGACGAGTCTGTCGTTATTCGTCCTAAAAATGGTTTTGGTGGGATTGGTGGAGAGTATATCAAGCCGACTGCTCTTGCTAATGTGCACGCCTTCTACCAACGCTTAAATCCAGAAATCCAAATCATCGGAACGGGTGGTGTTCTAACGGGTCGTGATGCCTTTGAACACATCCTCTGTGGTGCGAGTATGGTGCAAGTAGGAACGACGCTCCACAAGGAAGGCGTTGGAGCTTTTGAGCGCATTACCAATGAATTGAAAGCTATTATGGTGGAAAAAGGGTATGAGAGCCTAGAAGATTTCCGTGGGAAATTGCGCTATATTGGTTAA
- the holA gene encoding DNA polymerase III subunit delta — translation MLAIEDSQKLTLSNLSSLNLFTGTDQGQFEVMKSQVLKQIGYDPADLNFAYFDMKEVAYKDLELELVSLPFFADEKIVILDHFVDITTAKKRFLTDDELKSFEEYLDNPSPTTKLLIFAEGKLDSKRRLVKLLKRDAKLFDAIEPKEQELRQYFQKWSQTQGLQFAEKSFENLLIKSGFQFSEIQKNLLFLQSYKSDGVIEEKDIVEAIPKTLQDNIFDLTQFILDKKIDQARDLVRDLTLQGEDEIKLIAVMLGQFRTFTQVKILSESGQTEAQIASSLGSYLGRTPNPYQIKFALRDSRGISLAFLKRAISYLIETDYQIKTGVYEKGYLFEKALLQIAAEAN, via the coding sequence ATGCTTGCCATTGAAGACAGTCAGAAGTTGACTTTATCAAATCTATCTAGCTTAAACCTATTCACAGGGACAGACCAAGGTCAGTTTGAAGTTATGAAGAGTCAAGTGTTAAAGCAGATTGGCTATGACCCAGCTGATCTCAATTTTGCTTACTTTGATATGAAAGAAGTAGCTTATAAAGACTTGGAGTTGGAGTTGGTCAGTCTCCCTTTCTTTGCGGATGAAAAAATCGTGATATTAGACCATTTTGTCGATATCACAACAGCCAAGAAACGCTTTTTAACAGATGATGAGCTCAAGTCATTTGAAGAATACCTTGATAACCCTTCGCCGACGACTAAACTCTTGATTTTTGCAGAAGGAAAGTTGGATAGCAAAAGACGGCTGGTCAAATTGCTTAAGCGCGATGCCAAACTTTTTGATGCTATTGAACCCAAGGAACAAGAACTGCGCCAGTATTTCCAAAAGTGGAGTCAGACACAAGGTCTGCAGTTTGCAGAAAAGTCTTTTGAAAATCTACTAATCAAGTCTGGTTTTCAATTTAGTGAAATCCAGAAAAATCTCCTTTTTTTGCAGTCTTATAAGTCAGACGGCGTGATTGAGGAGAAGGATATTGTCGAGGCTATTCCAAAGACTCTGCAGGACAATATTTTTGATTTGACTCAGTTTATCTTGGACAAAAAGATCGACCAGGCGCGTGACTTGGTTAGAGATTTGACCTTGCAAGGGGAAGACGAAATCAAGCTCATAGCTGTCATGTTAGGACAGTTTCGAACCTTTACCCAAGTGAAGATTTTATCAGAGAGCGGTCAGACGGAAGCACAGATTGCAAGTAGTTTAGGTAGTTATCTAGGACGCACTCCAAATCCTTATCAAATCAAGTTTGCATTGAGAGATTCGCGAGGAATTTCCTTGGCCTTTCTCAAGCGAGCGATTTCTTATTTGATTGAAACAGACTACCAGATTAAGACAGGTGTCTATGAAAAAGGGTACCTGTTTGAAAAGGCACTTTTGCAGATCGCGGCAGAAGCAAATTGA
- the sodA gene encoding superoxide dismutase SodA, with translation MAIILPDLPYAYDALEPYIDAETMHLHHDKHHQTYVNNANAALEKHPEIGEDLEALLADVDSIPADIRQALINNGGGHLNHALFWELMTPEKTAPSAELAAAIDATFGSFEEFQAAFTAAATTRFGSGWAWLVVNKEGKLEVTSTANQDTPISEGKKPILGLDVWEHAYYVKYRNVRPDYIKAFFSVINWNKVDELYAAAK, from the coding sequence ATGGCTATTATCTTACCAGACCTTCCATACGCATACGACGCCTTGGAACCATACATCGATGCTGAAACAATGCACTTGCACCATGACAAACACCACCAAACTTATGTCAACAATGCAAACGCAGCGCTTGAAAAACACCCTGAAATCGGTGAAGACCTTGAAGCTTTGCTTGCTGATGTAGATTCTATCCCAGCTGATATCCGTCAAGCACTTATCAACAATGGTGGTGGACACTTGAACCACGCTCTTTTCTGGGAATTGATGACTCCTGAAAAAACAGCTCCATCAGCAGAACTTGCAGCAGCAATCGACGCAACATTTGGTTCATTTGAAGAGTTCCAAGCAGCCTTTACAGCAGCAGCTACAACTCGCTTTGGTTCTGGATGGGCATGGTTGGTTGTCAACAAAGAAGGGAAGCTTGAAGTGACTTCAACAGCAAACCAAGACACCCCAATCTCAGAAGGTAAAAAACCAATCTTGGGCTTGGACGTTTGGGAACATGCTTACTACGTGAAATACCGCAACGTGCGTCCTGACTACATCAAAGCTTTCTTCTCAGTCATTAACTGGAACAAAGTAGACGAGCTTTACGCAGCAGCTAAATAA
- a CDS encoding YutD family protein, which yields MRKEIAPELYNYNKFPGPEFQVNGDKVETEGIAFTLVENIKEAFDVTVFNQRFSEVLTKFDYVVGDWSNEQLRLRGFYKDDRTEEKIEKISRLQDYLLEYCSYGCAYFVLENQAPKRASFDKKMRKKEEENLPRRGKKPSQNKRKPNADKRNRRRHKDQKSQKEDKGQRHFVIRQK from the coding sequence ATGCGTAAAGAAATTGCACCTGAATTATACAACTATAACAAGTTTCCTGGCCCAGAATTTCAGGTAAATGGGGATAAGGTTGAGACTGAAGGGATTGCTTTTACCTTGGTTGAAAATATCAAGGAGGCTTTCGATGTGACCGTCTTTAATCAGCGCTTTTCAGAAGTGTTGACCAAGTTTGATTATGTCGTGGGGGACTGGAGCAATGAACAGCTTCGCCTTCGCGGTTTTTACAAAGACGATCGAACAGAGGAAAAAATTGAAAAAATCAGTCGCTTACAAGATTATCTTTTGGAGTACTGTAGTTATGGTTGTGCTTATTTTGTCTTAGAAAACCAAGCACCTAAACGTGCGTCGTTTGACAAGAAAATGCGTAAAAAGGAAGAGGAAAACCTTCCTAGAAGAGGAAAGAAACCTTCGCAAAATAAGAGAAAGCCAAATGCGGATAAGAGAAATAGACGTCGTCATAAGGACCAAAAGTCTCAGAAAGAGGACAAGGGACAGCGCCATTTTGTCATTCGTCAGAAATAG
- the rlmN gene encoding 23S rRNA (adenine(2503)-C(2))-methyltransferase RlmN, which yields MKPSIYSLTRQAMQEWVLEQGEKKFRADQIWEWLYRKRVQSFEEMTNLSKDLIAKLNEQFVVNPLKQRIVQESADGTVKYLFELPDGMLIETVLMRQHYGLSVCVTTQVGCNIGCTFCASGLIKKQRDLNNGEIVAQIMLVQKYFDERGQDERVSHIVVMGIGEPFDNYNNVLNFVRTINDDKGMAIGARHITVSTSGLAHKIRDFANEGVQVNLAVSLHAPNNELRSSIMKINRAFPIEKLFAAIEYYIETTNRRVTFEYIMLNEVNDGVEQALELAELLKNIKKLSYVNLIPYNPVSEHDQYSRSPKERVMAFYDTLKKKGINCVVRQEHGTDIDAACGQLRSNTMKRDRQKAVAAVNP from the coding sequence ATGAAACCGTCTATTTATAGTTTAACACGTCAAGCCATGCAAGAATGGGTATTAGAACAAGGAGAAAAGAAATTCCGAGCAGATCAAATCTGGGAATGGCTCTACCGTAAACGTGTCCAGTCCTTTGAAGAAATGACCAACCTTTCCAAGGATTTGATTGCTAAGCTCAATGAGCAGTTTGTCGTAAATCCATTGAAACAACGCATCGTACAAGAGTCAGCCGACGGTACTGTTAAGTATCTTTTTGAGTTGCCAGATGGTATGTTGATTGAGACCGTACTGATGCGTCAACACTACGGGCTGTCAGTCTGTGTGACCACTCAGGTCGGTTGTAATATCGGTTGTACCTTCTGTGCATCAGGCTTGATCAAGAAGCAACGTGATCTCAATAACGGGGAAATTGTAGCGCAGATTATGTTGGTTCAGAAATACTTTGATGAACGTGGTCAGGATGAGCGTGTCAGTCATATTGTTGTCATGGGAATTGGTGAACCATTTGATAACTACAACAATGTGTTGAATTTCGTCCGTACTATCAATGATGACAAGGGGATGGCAATCGGTGCTCGTCACATCACTGTTTCTACCTCAGGTTTGGCCCATAAAATTCGTGACTTTGCTAATGAAGGCGTACAGGTCAATCTGGCTGTTTCCCTTCACGCACCCAATAATGAATTGCGTTCAAGCATCATGAAGATTAACCGTGCCTTTCCGATTGAAAAGCTTTTCGCAGCTATTGAGTATTATATCGAAACAACCAATCGCCGTGTGACCTTTGAATATATCATGCTCAATGAAGTCAACGATGGCGTTGAACAAGCCTTGGAATTGGCTGAATTGCTCAAAAACATCAAGAAATTGTCATATGTCAACTTGATTCCCTATAACCCAGTTAGTGAACATGACCAATATAGCCGTAGTCCTAAAGAGCGCGTGATGGCCTTCTACGATACCCTCAAGAAAAAAGGGATTAACTGTGTCGTCCGTCAGGAACATGGTACAGATATTGATGCGGCCTGTGGACAATTGCGTTCCAATACAATGAAACGTGACCGCCAGAAGGCAGTCGCAGCGGTAAATCCATAA
- a CDS encoding VanZ family protein, producing the protein MTRKRELILRLGVAIYSLCIICFCFTPQPQLPTGVETPGIQTFGRLVFLLTPLNSLWNLGEVTSLGQVIWIFWQNILNVFLLFPLVFQLLYLCPNLRQTKKIILLSFLLSLGIECTQLVLDFFFDFNRVFEIDDLWTNTLGGYLAWVLYRKLNVTKLTKELK; encoded by the coding sequence ATGACTAGAAAAAGAGAATTAATCTTAAGGTTGGGAGTGGCTATTTACAGCCTTTGCATTATTTGTTTTTGTTTTACTCCCCAACCTCAACTTCCTACAGGAGTGGAAACTCCAGGTATTCAAACTTTTGGACGCCTGGTTTTTCTTTTAACTCCCTTAAACTCCCTTTGGAATCTGGGTGAAGTGACTAGTTTGGGACAAGTCATTTGGATCTTTTGGCAGAACATCTTAAATGTCTTCTTGCTCTTCCCTCTGGTTTTCCAACTGCTCTATCTCTGTCCAAACTTGCGACAAACCAAAAAAATCATCCTTCTAAGCTTTCTACTGAGCCTAGGAATCGAGTGCACACAACTAGTCTTAGACTTTTTCTTTGATTTTAATCGGGTATTTGAGATTGATGATTTATGGACCAATACCTTGGGTGGCTACCTAGCTTGGGTTCTATACAGAAAATTAAATGTAACTAAACTTACAAAGGAATTAAAATGA
- a CDS encoding ABC-F family ATP-binding cassette domain-containing protein — protein sequence MSILEVKNLSHGFGDRAIFEDVSFRLLKGEHIGLVGANGEGKSTFMSIVTGKMLPDEGKVEWSKYVTAGYLDQHAVLKEGQTVRDVLRTAFDELFKAEARINGLYMEMAEEGADIDALMEEVGELQDRLESRDFYTLDAKIDEVARALGVMDYGMDTDVTALSGGQRTKVLLAKLLLEKPDILLLDEPTNYLDAEHIDWLKRYLQNYENAFVLISHDIPFLNDVINIVYHVENQQLTRYSGDYYQFQEVYAMKKSQLEAAYERQQKEIADLKDFVARNKARVATRNMAMSRQKKLDKMDIIELQSEKPKPSFDFKPARTPGRFIFQAKDLQIGYDRPLTKPLNLTFERNQKVAIIGANGIGKTTLLKSLLGIIPPIAGEVERGDYLELGYFEQEVEGGNRQTPLEAVWNAFPALNQAEVRAALARCGLTTKHIESQIQVLSGGEQAKVRFCLLMNRENNVLVLDEPTNHLDVDAKDELKRALKEYRGSILMVCHEPDFYEGWMDQIWDFNKLT from the coding sequence ATGAGTATTTTAGAAGTTAAAAATCTGAGTCACGGTTTTGGTGACCGTGCAATTTTTGAAGATGTCTCCTTCCGTCTCCTCAAGGGAGAGCATATCGGTCTTGTCGGTGCCAATGGCGAGGGAAAATCAACCTTTATGAGTATCGTGACTGGTAAAATGCTACCAGATGAAGGGAAGGTGGAATGGTCTAAGTATGTGACTGCTGGCTATCTGGACCAGCACGCTGTACTAAAAGAAGGCCAAACCGTGCGTGATGTTTTGCGTACAGCCTTTGATGAGCTTTTTAAAGCAGAAGCCCGTATCAATGGTCTTTATATGGAGATGGCAGAAGAGGGCGCAGATATTGACGCGCTGATGGAAGAAGTCGGGGAGCTCCAAGATCGTTTGGAGAGTCGTGATTTTTATACTTTAGATGCCAAGATTGATGAAGTAGCGCGTGCCCTCGGTGTCATGGACTATGGTATGGATACAGACGTAACAGCCTTGTCAGGTGGACAAAGAACAAAGGTGCTTTTAGCTAAACTCCTCCTTGAAAAGCCAGATATCTTGTTACTGGACGAGCCGACTAACTACTTGGATGCTGAGCATATTGACTGGCTCAAACGCTATCTCCAAAACTATGAGAATGCCTTTGTCCTTATTTCGCATGATATTCCTTTCCTGAATGATGTTATCAATATCGTATATCACGTTGAAAACCAACAACTGACCCGTTACTCTGGAGACTATTACCAGTTCCAAGAAGTCTATGCTATGAAGAAATCTCAGCTGGAAGCAGCCTACGAACGCCAACAGAAAGAGATTGCCGACCTCAAGGACTTTGTTGCCCGAAATAAAGCGCGTGTTGCAACACGAAACATGGCCATGTCCCGTCAGAAGAAATTGGATAAGATGGACATCATCGAACTTCAAAGTGAGAAGCCAAAACCATCCTTTGATTTCAAACCAGCTCGTACACCTGGGCGCTTTATCTTCCAAGCCAAGGATTTGCAGATTGGTTATGACCGTCCACTTACCAAACCCTTAAACCTCACCTTTGAACGCAATCAAAAGGTTGCCATTATCGGGGCAAATGGTATTGGGAAAACAACCCTCTTGAAGTCTCTCTTGGGGATTATTCCACCAATTGCTGGAGAAGTTGAACGTGGCGACTACCTTGAACTTGGTTACTTTGAACAAGAAGTAGAAGGGGGCAATCGTCAAACCCCACTAGAAGCAGTTTGGAATGCCTTTCCAGCCCTAAACCAAGCAGAAGTTCGGGCAGCCCTTGCTCGTTGTGGTTTGACGACTAAGCACATCGAAAGTCAGATTCAGGTCTTATCAGGTGGAGAACAAGCCAAGGTGCGTTTCTGTCTCTTGATGAATCGTGAAAACAACGTTTTAGTACTTGACGAGCCGACCAACCACTTGGATGTGGATGCCAAGGATGAACTCAAACGGGCTCTCAAAGAGTACAGAGGAAGTATCCTCATGGTCTGCCACGAGCCAGACTTCTATGAAGGCTGGATGGACCAAATCTGGGATTTTAATAAGCTAACTTAA
- a CDS encoding zinc-ribbon domain-containing protein yields the protein MILFWGSKGFVKELGHTQSSIECGHCNNTDTWEIVETGRKFTLYWIPLFPYGKSYYVSCPVCKYGHEIEKSEIESYLNY from the coding sequence ATGATTCTGTTTTGGGGTTCTAAAGGTTTTGTAAAAGAATTAGGACATACACAAAGTTCTATTGAGTGCGGACACTGCAACAATACAGACACTTGGGAAATTGTAGAAACTGGACGCAAGTTCACACTCTACTGGATTCCACTCTTCCCATATGGAAAATCTTACTATGTTTCTTGTCCTGTATGCAAATACGGACACGAAATTGAGAAATCTGAAATTGAAAGCTATTTAAATTACTAG
- a CDS encoding peptidylprolyl isomerase, with translation MKKLATLLLLSSIALAGCTSIQRGLRGDDYVDSSLAAEESSKAAAQAAKDLNDALTNENANFPQLSKEVAEDEAEVILHTNQGDIRIKLFPKLAPLAVENFLTHAKEGYYNGITFHRVIDGFMVQTGDPKGDGTGGQSIWHDKDKTKDKGTGFKNEISPYLYNIRGALAMANTGQPNTNGSQFFINQNSTDISAKLPTSKYPKKIIEAYKEGGNPSLDGKHPVFGQVIEGMDIVDKIAKAEKDEKDKPTTAITIDSIEVVKDYDFSKK, from the coding sequence ATGAAAAAACTAGCAACCCTTCTTTTACTATCATCTATTGCCCTTGCTGGATGTACTAGTATCCAACGTGGTCTCCGTGGTGATGACTATGTCGACTCTAGTCTCGCAGCAGAAGAAAGCTCAAAAGCAGCTGCTCAGGCTGCCAAAGATTTGAATGACGCTTTGACCAATGAAAATGCCAACTTCCCTCAACTTTCTAAGGAAGTTGCTGAAGATGAAGCCGAGGTTATTTTACACACAAACCAAGGCGATATCCGCATCAAACTCTTTCCAAAACTAGCACCTCTTGCGGTTGAAAATTTCCTTACTCACGCTAAGGAAGGCTATTATAACGGCATCACCTTCCACCGTGTCATCGATGGCTTTATGGTCCAAACTGGAGATCCTAAGGGAGATGGTACAGGGGGCCAATCTATCTGGCATGATAAGGATAAAACGAAGGACAAGGGAACTGGTTTCAAAAATGAAATCTCTCCTTACCTATACAATATCCGCGGAGCCCTTGCTATGGCTAACACAGGTCAACCAAACACCAACGGTAGCCAATTCTTCATCAACCAAAACTCAACAGATATTTCAGCTAAACTCCCTACCAGCAAGTATCCAAAGAAAATCATCGAAGCCTATAAAGAGGGCGGAAATCCTAGCCTAGATGGCAAACACCCAGTCTTTGGTCAAGTTATCGAGGGCATGGATATTGTCGACAAGATTGCCAAGGCTGAAAAAGATGAAAAAGATAAACCAACTACTGCTATCACCATTGATAGTATTGAAGTGGTGAAGGACTACGACTTCAGCAAAAAATAA
- a CDS encoding CadD family cadmium resistance transporter, with product MIQNVVTSIILYSGTAVDLLIILMLFFAKRKSRKDIINIYLGQFLGSVSLILLSLLFAFVLNYIPSKEILGLLGLIPIFLGLKVLLLGDSDGEAIAKDGLRKDNKNLIFLVAMITFASCGADNIGVFVPYFITLNLANLIVALLTFLVMIYLLVFSAQKLAQVPSVGETLEKYSRWFIAVVYLGLGMYILIENNSFDMLRTVFG from the coding sequence ATGATTCAAAATGTTGTTACTTCAATAATCCTGTATTCTGGGACAGCCGTAGACTTACTTATTATCCTAATGTTATTTTTTGCCAAAAGAAAAAGCAGAAAAGACATCATTAACATCTATTTAGGACAATTTCTAGGCTCTGTTAGTCTAATATTGCTAAGTTTACTTTTTGCATTTGTCTTAAATTATATTCCTAGTAAAGAGATTTTAGGTTTGCTCGGTTTGATTCCAATTTTCCTAGGGCTCAAAGTTTTGCTTTTAGGAGATTCTGATGGAGAAGCTATTGCAAAAGATGGTTTGCGCAAAGATAATAAAAACCTGATTTTTCTAGTCGCTATGATTACTTTTGCAAGTTGTGGTGCTGACAATATTGGTGTTTTTGTCCCATATTTTATTACCTTAAATTTAGCGAATTTGATAGTGGCTTTACTTACCTTTCTAGTCATGATTTATCTCTTGGTTTTTTCTGCCCAAAAATTGGCACAAGTCCCTTCTGTTGGAGAAACTTTGGAAAAATATAGCAGATGGTTTATTGCCGTTGTTTATTTAGGATTGGGGATGTATATTCTGATTGAAAACAACAGCTTTGACATGCTAAGGACTGTGTTCGGCTAG
- the cadX gene encoding Cd(II)/Zn(II)-sensing metalloregulatory transcriptional regulator CadX, with product MKKDSICQVNIINQQNVTTATNYLEKEKVQKSLRILSKFTDNKQINIIFYLLAVEELCVCDIACLLNLSMASASHHLRKLANQNILDTRREGKIIYYFIKDEEIRDFFNQLG from the coding sequence ATGAAAAAAGATAGTATCTGCCAAGTGAATATTATAAATCAACAAAATGTTACAACCGCAACGAACTACCTTGAAAAGGAAAAAGTCCAAAAATCACTTCGCATTTTATCAAAATTTACCGATAATAAACAGATAAATATCATCTTTTATCTCCTTGCCGTCGAAGAACTCTGTGTCTGCGATATAGCCTGTTTACTAAATCTCAGTATGGCATCTGCCTCCCACCATCTTCGTAAACTAGCCAATCAAAACATCTTGGACACTAGAAGAGAGGGGAAAATTATATATTATTTTATAAAAGATGAGGAAATCAGAGATTTTTTTAATCAACTAGGATAA